One region of Streptomyces sp. CG4 genomic DNA includes:
- a CDS encoding AraC family transcriptional regulator encodes MSHIAFLLVPGVHLLDLGGPAQVFSTAADFGHPYTLSYIAEQPLVSTAQGLSLVARLDWPELGPEDLIVVPGWRALTLAGSPAIGAALLQSLRDHHARGGTVASVCAGAEALGRAGLLDGRRCTTHHDVQDELARRYPRATVIRDVLYTADDRVVTSAGIASGIDLALHLIATRHGPAVAAQVARDMVVYARRNGHEPQASAMLRYRSHLDDTVHHAQDLLDARFDQPLPLPALAAAVGVSERTLTRLFTRATGGLTPLRYQQTLRLERAEHLISHGATVDAAARAVGFADTRMLRRLRAREH; translated from the coding sequence GTGAGCCACATCGCCTTCCTGCTGGTGCCCGGAGTCCATCTGCTGGATCTGGGAGGCCCCGCGCAGGTCTTTTCCACGGCCGCCGACTTCGGGCACCCCTACACACTCAGCTACATCGCCGAGCAGCCGCTGGTCTCCACCGCTCAGGGCCTGTCACTGGTGGCCCGGCTCGACTGGCCCGAGCTCGGCCCCGAGGACCTGATCGTGGTGCCCGGCTGGCGAGCGCTCACCCTGGCCGGCAGTCCTGCCATCGGCGCGGCGTTGCTGCAGTCTCTCCGGGACCACCACGCCAGGGGCGGGACCGTTGCGAGCGTCTGCGCCGGAGCCGAGGCGCTCGGCCGCGCCGGCCTGCTCGACGGCCGCCGCTGCACCACCCACCACGATGTGCAGGACGAGCTCGCACGCCGCTACCCCAGGGCGACGGTCATTCGCGATGTCCTGTATACGGCCGACGACCGGGTGGTCACCTCGGCCGGCATCGCCAGTGGCATCGACCTGGCCCTGCACCTGATCGCCACCCGGCACGGCCCCGCCGTCGCCGCCCAGGTGGCCCGGGACATGGTCGTCTACGCGCGGCGGAACGGCCATGAACCGCAGGCCAGCGCCATGCTCCGGTACCGGTCCCACCTCGACGACACCGTGCACCACGCCCAGGACCTGCTCGACGCCCGCTTCGACCAGCCGTTGCCCCTGCCCGCCCTGGCCGCGGCAGTGGGGGTGAGCGAACGCACCCTCACCCGCCTCTTCACTCGCGCCACCGGCGGCCTCACCCCGCTGCGCTATCAGCAAACCCTGCGTCTCGAACGCGCCGAGCACCTCATCAGCCACGGTGCCACGGTCGATGCCGCCGCCCGCGCGGTCGGCTTCGCGGACACCCGTATGCTGCGCCGCCTGCGAGCACGCGAGCACTGA
- a CDS encoding isochorismatase family protein, with amino-acid sequence MTRALIVIDVQESFRARPLWETISNPKIADQVDRLVRLAREAGDLVVWVLHSEPGSGDVFDPALGHVRLMEELQRRDGEPLIHKTSHNAFTTTNLQQLLTERGIRELTVCGIRTEQCVETTTRVASDLGYLVTFVIDATATNPIPHRDAPADRSVAELLSDPRTLSAEEIIRRTEYALAGRFATITTVGQLEAAAGPRA; translated from the coding sequence ATGACCCGAGCACTGATCGTCATCGACGTCCAGGAATCCTTCCGTGCCCGCCCGCTGTGGGAGACCATCTCCAACCCGAAGATCGCCGACCAGGTGGACCGGCTGGTCCGGCTCGCCCGCGAGGCTGGAGACCTCGTGGTGTGGGTGTTGCATTCCGAGCCCGGCAGCGGCGATGTCTTCGACCCCGCCCTCGGCCATGTCCGGCTGATGGAGGAGTTGCAGCGCCGGGACGGGGAACCACTGATCCACAAGACGTCGCACAACGCCTTCACCACCACCAACCTGCAGCAGCTCCTCACGGAGCGCGGCATCCGCGAGCTCACCGTCTGCGGCATCCGAACCGAGCAGTGCGTCGAGACCACCACCCGCGTCGCAAGCGACCTCGGCTACCTGGTCACCTTCGTCATCGACGCCACGGCGACCAACCCCATCCCGCACCGTGACGCTCCCGCCGACCGGAGCGTCGCCGAACTGCTGTCGGACCCCCGCACCCTGAGCGCCGAGGAGATCATCAGGCGCACCGAATACGCCCTTGCCGGACGCTTCGCCACCATCACCACCGTCGGGCAACTGGAGGCCGCGGCCGGGCCTCGGGCATGA
- a CDS encoding helix-turn-helix domain-containing protein, with the protein MPGGRLTQQERQQIALGLADGLAYAEIARRLDRPTSTVTREVMRNGGPTTYRADLAHRATERRAHRRRQTSPRDSKTPPQPDGRDAEAVREYGETFTTVFMQQGLPKMTSRVLACLYTTDAGSLTASELAQRLQVSPASISKAVTFLESLDLIRRERDERRRDRYVVDNELWYQGMIAAARAQTQLAETARQGVSVLGPDTPAAVRLENIARFVDFVAESMARAAEQARDVLYTQPETPTADTAEPGSDHG; encoded by the coding sequence ATGCCCGGAGGCAGACTCACCCAGCAGGAACGCCAGCAGATCGCGCTGGGACTGGCCGACGGGCTCGCCTACGCGGAGATCGCCCGGCGCCTCGACCGCCCCACCTCGACCGTCACACGCGAGGTCATGCGCAACGGCGGCCCCACCACGTACCGCGCCGACCTGGCCCACCGCGCCACCGAACGCCGCGCCCACCGCCGCAGGCAGACCTCACCCCGGGACTCGAAGACGCCCCCGCAGCCCGACGGACGCGACGCCGAGGCGGTGCGCGAGTACGGGGAGACGTTCACCACCGTCTTCATGCAACAGGGCCTGCCCAAGATGACGTCCCGGGTGCTGGCCTGCCTCTACACCACCGACGCGGGCAGCCTCACCGCCTCCGAACTCGCCCAGCGCCTCCAGGTCAGCCCGGCGTCCATCTCCAAAGCGGTCACGTTCCTCGAAAGCCTGGACCTCATCCGCAGGGAACGCGACGAACGCCGCCGCGACCGCTACGTCGTCGACAACGAGCTCTGGTACCAGGGAATGATCGCCGCCGCCCGAGCCCAGACCCAACTCGCCGAGACCGCACGGCAGGGCGTCAGCGTCCTCGGCCCCGACACCCCCGCCGCCGTCCGCCTCGAGAACATCGCCCGCTTCGTCGACTTCGTCGCCGAAAGCATGGCCCGCGCCGCCGAACAGGCCCGCGACGTCCTCTACACACAACCCGAGACCCCCACGGCCGACACCGCCGAGCCGGGCTCGGATCACGGATAG
- a CDS encoding DUF4097 family beta strand repeat-containing protein translates to MQKNQGITQKFDTPAPISTVLDIPAGRVQFIAADRGDTTVEILPADAAKSRDVKAAERIQVSYADGVLRIETPTPTHPMLGHSGSVDVTVQLPAGSHVEAKAASAELRGVGRLGDVTLDSAHGTIKLDEAASARLTLQAGDVSVGRLTGPGELSTQKGDLRITEAVRGTLTLNTQHGDITVGAAPTTSASLDAGTAYGRIRNTLKNTGTPDLNIHATTAYGNITARSL, encoded by the coding sequence ATGCAGAAGAACCAGGGCATCACGCAGAAGTTCGACACCCCCGCCCCCATCTCCACCGTCCTCGACATCCCCGCGGGACGCGTCCAGTTCATCGCCGCCGACCGGGGCGACACCACCGTCGAGATCCTGCCCGCGGACGCCGCCAAGAGCCGCGACGTGAAGGCGGCGGAGCGGATCCAGGTCTCCTACGCCGACGGCGTCCTGCGGATCGAGACCCCGACTCCGACGCACCCGATGCTCGGACACTCCGGATCCGTCGACGTCACCGTCCAGCTGCCCGCCGGCTCCCACGTCGAGGCGAAGGCGGCCAGCGCCGAACTCCGCGGCGTCGGACGCCTCGGCGACGTCACCCTCGACAGCGCACACGGCACCATCAAGCTCGACGAGGCCGCGAGCGCTCGCCTCACCCTCCAGGCCGGCGACGTCTCGGTCGGCCGCCTCACCGGCCCCGGCGAGCTCAGCACCCAAAAGGGCGACCTCCGGATCACCGAGGCCGTGCGCGGCACGCTCACGCTGAACACCCAGCACGGCGACATCACCGTCGGCGCCGCCCCCACCACCTCCGCCTCCCTTGACGCCGGCACCGCCTACGGCCGCATCCGCAACACCCTCAAGAACACCGGCACCCCCGACCTGAACATCCATGCGACCACCGCCTACGGCAACATCACCGCCCGCAGCCTCTGA
- a CDS encoding TetR/AcrR family transcriptional regulator, with translation MPQSPAPRKTTGRPARISRAEIIRTALRIVTDEGVDRLTMRRLAAEVGSTPMALYHHVRDKEELLLLLLDDYAAQNLRRPSTPPADPRARVIAAATAIHEVLADCPWVVEVLTADDLMAKSALWFVEQIVDGLTACGLSLEAAVHGYRAIWYYTAGEVVIRATAARRRTTDDRPTFRDRVFADLDPHELPRLAEVADRWAPLTAQDTYTDGLTALLNGLLPTPR, from the coding sequence ATGCCGCAATCGCCCGCACCCCGTAAGACCACCGGCCGGCCCGCCCGCATCTCCCGTGCGGAGATCATCCGGACGGCGCTCCGGATCGTGACGGACGAGGGCGTGGACCGGCTGACGATGCGCCGGCTGGCCGCCGAGGTCGGCAGCACACCCATGGCGCTCTACCATCACGTCCGCGACAAGGAGGAACTGCTGCTCCTCCTGCTGGACGACTACGCCGCACAGAACCTGCGCAGGCCGTCGACTCCCCCCGCCGACCCGCGCGCACGCGTCATCGCTGCGGCGACCGCGATCCACGAGGTGCTGGCCGACTGCCCCTGGGTGGTGGAGGTACTGACGGCGGACGACCTGATGGCGAAGTCCGCGCTGTGGTTCGTGGAGCAGATCGTGGACGGGCTGACGGCCTGCGGGCTCTCCCTGGAGGCCGCCGTGCACGGATACCGCGCGATCTGGTACTACACCGCCGGCGAGGTCGTGATCCGTGCGACAGCGGCCCGCCGCCGCACGACCGACGACCGCCCGACCTTCCGCGACCGGGTCTTCGCCGACCTCGACCCACACGAACTCCCGCGCCTGGCGGAGGTGGCGGACCGCTGGGCACCACTGACCGCACAGGACACATACACGGACGGCCTGACGGCCCTGCTGAACGGCCTGTTGCCCACACCTCGGTGA
- a CDS encoding MFS transporter: MYRNLRGNPPAVLAAAAVAQFVVALDMAVVNVALPEVRTALGFDPLGLSWVVHVYALTFGGFLLLGGRACDLYGRRRLFVTGLVVFGVCSLAGGLAREPWQLVAARAGQGVGAAATAPAALALLTTTFTDGPRRVRALGVWSGMNAVGGALGVLVGGVLTQYAGWRWVMLINLPIVATALALAHAAVPAEPRPVRRERPDVLGALLATGGTGLLVFGVVRTDVQGWASARTLSTLGVAAVLLVAFGLVESRAPAPLLRLGLLRSRWVAGANLLVFLAAAGQFTAFYFISLYLQQVLGLGAAATGAAFLPFSVGSVAATAVATRITATRSPRASLMPGALLAAMGLAWFAMISPHGGFLTDVLGPSLLTSAGIGLVFAPAAAAATTGVRAGEAGMASGLFNSARQLGGCLGVATLATVAAQRTGTATDPGALGAGYALGLAVTAALLLLAAVVAVCVLPRRRSGTGSSAPIPVAAVVHTDTRREGASS, from the coding sequence ATGTATAGAAACTTACGGGGAAACCCCCCGGCCGTGCTCGCGGCCGCTGCCGTGGCGCAGTTCGTCGTCGCGCTGGACATGGCCGTGGTCAATGTCGCGCTGCCGGAGGTCCGCACCGCTCTCGGATTCGATCCGCTCGGCCTGTCCTGGGTCGTGCATGTGTACGCGCTCACCTTCGGCGGGTTTCTGCTGCTCGGCGGCCGGGCCTGCGATCTGTACGGCCGACGTCGGCTCTTCGTCACGGGGCTGGTCGTGTTCGGTGTCTGCTCGCTCGCCGGCGGACTGGCCCGGGAACCCTGGCAGTTGGTCGCCGCCCGTGCCGGACAGGGCGTCGGTGCGGCCGCCACCGCGCCGGCCGCGCTGGCGCTGCTGACCACCACCTTCACCGACGGCCCCCGGCGCGTCCGCGCCCTCGGTGTGTGGAGCGGGATGAACGCCGTCGGCGGCGCGCTGGGCGTGCTGGTGGGCGGGGTGCTCACCCAGTACGCGGGCTGGCGCTGGGTGATGCTGATCAATCTGCCCATCGTGGCCACGGCGCTCGCGCTGGCCCACGCGGCCGTACCCGCCGAGCCGAGGCCCGTCCGGCGGGAGCGGCCCGATGTGCTCGGAGCCCTGCTGGCGACCGGCGGGACCGGGCTGCTCGTGTTCGGCGTCGTACGGACCGATGTCCAAGGGTGGGCGTCCGCCCGGACGTTGAGCACGCTCGGCGTCGCCGCCGTCCTGCTCGTCGCGTTCGGACTCGTCGAATCCCGGGCGCCCGCCCCGCTGCTGCGGCTCGGGCTGCTGCGCAGCCGCTGGGTCGCCGGCGCCAACCTGCTGGTGTTTCTCGCCGCGGCCGGGCAGTTCACCGCGTTCTATTTCATCTCCCTCTACCTCCAGCAGGTCCTGGGCCTCGGCGCCGCCGCGACCGGCGCCGCGTTCCTGCCGTTCAGCGTGGGTTCGGTGGCCGCCACCGCCGTCGCCACCCGCATCACCGCGACCCGCTCGCCCCGCGCCTCCCTCATGCCCGGCGCGCTGCTCGCCGCCATGGGCCTGGCCTGGTTCGCCATGATCAGCCCGCACGGCGGCTTTCTCACCGACGTGCTCGGGCCCTCCCTGCTGACCAGCGCGGGCATCGGGCTGGTGTTCGCGCCGGCGGCCGCTGCGGCGACGACCGGCGTCCGGGCCGGCGAGGCCGGCATGGCCTCCGGCCTGTTCAACAGCGCACGTCAGCTGGGCGGTTGCCTCGGCGTGGCCACCCTGGCCACGGTCGCCGCCCAGCGCACCGGTACGGCCACCGACCCCGGTGCGCTGGGCGCCGGATACGCCCTCGGTCTGGCCGTCACGGCCGCGCTCCTGCTGCTCGCGGCGGTCGTGGCCGTCTGTGTGCTGCCCCGGCGCCGGAGCGGCACCGGATCCTCGGCCCCGATTCCCGTAGCCGCGGTGGTCCACACGGACACGCGCAGAGAAGGAGCATCGTCATGA
- a CDS encoding cupin, with the protein MTLTTVDLFSSMLDFRSDGGVLAGARRMTDGDPGSWQVAAFHAETDADVHADHWEMHPEGEEAVCCLTGGVRLYFRPVEESGTEEIGIEEVVRLGPGTALIVPRGRWHRLALDAPSDLMSITRRSGSRLEKRTGPGD; encoded by the coding sequence ATGACCCTCACGACCGTGGATCTCTTCTCCTCGATGCTGGACTTCCGGTCCGACGGCGGCGTCCTGGCCGGTGCCCGGCGGATGACGGACGGCGACCCCGGCTCCTGGCAGGTCGCGGCCTTCCATGCGGAGACCGACGCCGATGTGCACGCCGACCACTGGGAGATGCATCCCGAGGGCGAGGAGGCCGTGTGCTGCCTGACCGGCGGCGTGCGTCTGTATTTCCGTCCCGTCGAGGAGAGCGGCACCGAGGAGATCGGCATCGAGGAGGTCGTACGGCTGGGGCCGGGTACCGCCCTGATCGTGCCCCGCGGGCGCTGGCACCGCCTCGCACTGGACGCGCCGAGCGATCTGATGTCGATCACCCGGCGCAGCGGCTCACGCCTGGAGAAGCGGACCGGCCCCGGCGACTGA
- a CDS encoding sugar ABC transporter substrate-binding protein yields MTMRRRTLLAVGAGAGAGLLAACGSNTGRGSGSSGTKLAQWYHQYGETGTEQAVERYAAAYKKASVTVQWRPGNYDQQTAAALLTDSGPDVFEVNGPTIDQIQGGQVVDLTELLKDVKGDFNTAVLTPKTYDGRIWGIPQVVDMQLLYYRKSLLKDAGVEPPATLDALVDAAKKLTSSKVKGLFLGNDGGAGVLGGTPLYAAGLQLVTEDGKVGFDDPAAARTLGKLRQLYTDKSLLLGAPTDWSDPSALLQGLTAMQWSGLWALPQVRKELGDDFGVLPFPADGGRGRPSVPVGAYAAAVSARSRHRAAAKEYVRWLWVERTDYQEDFALSYGFHIPARISLAKKAAALRNGPAADAVRFSTDHGYAEPLLWTPAARTAYQDALSRIIRSGANPESELRAVVRKVAGELDRVKNAKKTS; encoded by the coding sequence ATGACCATGAGGCGCAGGACACTGCTGGCCGTGGGAGCCGGGGCAGGTGCCGGACTGCTCGCCGCCTGCGGATCCAACACCGGGCGCGGAAGCGGGAGTTCGGGCACGAAACTGGCGCAGTGGTACCACCAGTACGGCGAGACCGGCACCGAGCAGGCCGTCGAGCGGTACGCCGCCGCGTACAAGAAGGCGAGCGTCACGGTGCAGTGGCGGCCCGGGAACTACGACCAGCAGACCGCGGCCGCCCTGCTCACCGACTCCGGACCGGACGTCTTCGAGGTCAACGGACCCACGATCGACCAGATCCAGGGCGGTCAGGTCGTCGACCTCACCGAGCTCCTCAAGGACGTCAAGGGCGACTTCAACACGGCGGTGCTCACGCCGAAGACGTACGACGGCCGGATCTGGGGCATCCCGCAGGTCGTCGACATGCAGCTGCTCTACTACCGCAAGAGCCTGCTGAAGGACGCCGGGGTCGAGCCGCCGGCCACGCTCGACGCCCTCGTGGACGCCGCGAAGAAGCTCACCAGCAGCAAGGTCAAGGGGCTCTTCCTGGGCAATGACGGGGGAGCCGGCGTGCTCGGCGGTACGCCCCTGTACGCCGCCGGGCTGCAGCTCGTCACCGAGGACGGCAAGGTCGGCTTCGACGACCCCGCCGCCGCCCGCACCCTCGGCAAGCTGCGCCAGCTGTACACCGACAAGTCCCTCCTCCTCGGCGCGCCCACCGACTGGTCCGACCCGTCCGCCCTCCTGCAGGGGCTGACCGCGATGCAGTGGTCCGGACTGTGGGCGCTGCCACAGGTGCGGAAGGAACTCGGCGACGACTTCGGGGTGCTGCCCTTCCCCGCCGACGGCGGTCGGGGCAGGCCCAGCGTTCCCGTCGGGGCCTACGCCGCCGCCGTCAGCGCACGCAGCAGGCACAGAGCGGCCGCCAAGGAGTACGTGCGCTGGCTGTGGGTCGAACGGACCGACTACCAGGAGGACTTCGCGCTGTCCTACGGCTTCCACATCCCGGCCCGGATCTCCCTCGCCAAGAAGGCCGCCGCACTCCGGAACGGTCCCGCCGCCGACGCCGTCCGCTTCTCCACCGACCACGGCTACGCCGAGCCCCTGCTGTGGACGCCGGCCGCCCGGACCGCCTACCAGGACGCGCTCAGCCGGATCATCAGGAGCGGGGCGAATCCGGAGAGCGAACTGCGTGCCGTCGTACGGAAGGTAGCCGGCGAGCTCGACCGTGTGAAGAACGCGAAGAAGACGTCGTGA